Proteins encoded in a region of the Halanaerobiaceae bacterium ANBcell28 genome:
- a CDS encoding extracellular solute-binding protein, with translation MKKRLLVFTLITMLLASTALLAYQLPFDDSDVDFGGETVTYISWYDPLGEFVEGGDYPARLEEAMERYNIGDIQLLSVPYGDDLREVMMNRLLSDESSNDIWFLHTSQIWPLIANEAFYPMNEILPDAYYDNLTPEALSIIDLYSFQGEKYALGLGTGAAQVINYVVWNKEIFDSEGLTPLDEIYESGNWTWDAMEELAIAATTDTSGDGIIDQWGLSDIDPIPFAFTNGARPVVSDNDGNFVFGYTDEAAYAAISKVREWLHEMDISHGDWQHLEFFAGDVAMAVMGAWQINDDAFGAIEFDYGIVPLPMGPNMDHHVFPSGDADNVFVPINATDPKGLAALHNFLWRPAEVVDGREDFVLDRAHDFVSYQVLMDAYEKYDGDVYSFEGILGEWWNGDTPFGEAMGSVMWGGQSPAAAMEAIEPRINTILDEMFNN, from the coding sequence ATGAAAAAGAGATTGTTAGTATTTACCTTAATTACAATGTTGTTGGCTAGTACTGCTTTGTTGGCTTATCAATTACCTTTTGATGATAGTGATGTTGATTTTGGAGGAGAAACCGTTACTTATATAAGTTGGTATGATCCACTTGGTGAATTTGTAGAAGGTGGAGACTATCCAGCTAGATTAGAAGAAGCTATGGAAAGATACAATATTGGTGATATTCAACTTTTGAGTGTTCCATATGGCGATGACTTAAGGGAAGTTATGATGAATCGTTTATTAAGCGATGAGTCCAGCAATGACATCTGGTTCCTTCATACTTCACAAATATGGCCTTTGATAGCTAATGAAGCTTTTTATCCTATGAATGAAATATTACCTGATGCTTATTATGATAATTTGACTCCAGAGGCTCTTAGTATTATTGATCTTTATAGCTTCCAGGGAGAAAAATATGCCTTAGGATTAGGTACTGGAGCTGCTCAAGTAATAAATTACGTAGTATGGAATAAAGAAATTTTTGATAGCGAGGGTTTAACTCCTTTAGATGAAATTTATGAAAGTGGTAACTGGACATGGGACGCTATGGAAGAATTAGCTATTGCAGCTACTACAGACACAAGTGGTGATGGTATAATTGATCAATGGGGTCTAAGTGACATTGATCCAATACCGTTTGCTTTTACTAATGGTGCAAGACCTGTTGTAAGTGATAACGATGGTAATTTTGTATTTGGATATACTGATGAAGCTGCTTATGCTGCAATAAGCAAGGTAAGAGAATGGTTGCATGAGATGGATATTAGTCATGGAGATTGGCAACATCTAGAGTTCTTTGCTGGCGATGTGGCTATGGCTGTAATGGGAGCCTGGCAAATAAATGATGATGCTTTTGGTGCTATTGAGTTTGATTATGGAATAGTTCCATTGCCTATGGGTCCAAATATGGATCATCATGTTTTCCCATCTGGCGATGCTGATAATGTTTTTGTACCTATTAATGCAACAGATCCAAAAGGCTTAGCAGCACTTCATAATTTCCTCTGGAGACCAGCAGAAGTTGTTGATGGTAGAGAAGATTTTGTTCTAGATAGAGCTCACGATTTTGTTTCCTATCAGGTTCTTATGGATGCATATGAGAAATATGATGGAGATGTATATTCTTTTGAAGGTATTTTAGGTGAATGGTGGAATGGAGATACACCTTTTGGTGAAGCTATGGGATCAGTAATGTGGGGAGGACAAAGCCCTGCAGCTGCCATGGAAGCTATAGAACCAAGAATTAATACAATTCTTGATGAGATGTTTAATAATTAA
- a CDS encoding carbohydrate ABC transporter permease: MNNTNINKRTADIEVEAFRPIEKQVEEVLEKINQEKDHNLSSRINKRIRSVIVSLLRAIFVIGVAYIILQPLFQKIATSFMAEIDLFDPTVEWIPRNFTLDNFRVVWEHMNYPKAFLNTFTLTITVSILQLVSCTLVAYGIGRFHFKGANIIFGLVLFTLVVPPQMIMTPLSLNFRYFNLFGLIPEQNLLGSYWPFVLTSSTAVGLRNGLFIYILRQFFRGMPKDLEEAAYLDGAGIFKTFRTIMLPGAVPGLVVIFLFAFVWQWNDFFFNTIFLSGQGNFLLQALQGVALRALNHDHNLLTTPYASLIQNTGMLLYIAPLLILYAFLQKYFIESIQRTGIVG; this comes from the coding sequence ATGAATAATACAAATATTAATAAAAGAACGGCAGATATTGAGGTAGAAGCTTTTAGGCCAATAGAAAAACAGGTAGAGGAAGTTTTAGAAAAAATAAATCAAGAAAAGGATCATAATTTATCTAGTAGAATAAATAAACGAATTAGGTCAGTTATTGTTTCATTATTAAGAGCTATTTTTGTTATTGGTGTAGCATATATTATTCTTCAACCCCTTTTTCAAAAAATAGCAACCTCTTTTATGGCAGAAATAGATCTGTTTGACCCAACAGTTGAATGGATTCCTAGAAATTTTACTCTTGATAATTTTCGAGTTGTTTGGGAACACATGAATTATCCCAAGGCATTTTTAAATACTTTCACTTTAACTATAACAGTTAGTATATTACAGCTAGTTTCCTGTACTTTGGTTGCCTATGGTATTGGACGTTTTCACTTCAAAGGTGCTAATATAATATTTGGCTTAGTCTTATTTACTTTAGTTGTACCACCACAAATGATCATGACTCCTTTGTCCCTAAACTTTAGATATTTTAACCTATTTGGTTTAATACCTGAGCAAAATCTTTTGGGATCTTATTGGCCATTTGTCTTAACTTCATCTACAGCAGTTGGTTTGAGAAATGGTTTGTTTATATATATTTTACGACAATTTTTTAGAGGAATGCCAAAAGACCTGGAAGAAGCAGCATATTTGGATGGTGCAGGTATTTTTAAGACTTTTAGAACGATAATGTTACCAGGTGCTGTTCCAGGTTTAGTTGTTATATTTTTATTTGCTTTTGTCTGGCAGTGGAATGATTTCTTCTTTAATACTATATTTTTAAGTGGTCAGGGCAACTTTTTACTTCAGGCTTTACAGGGAGTTGCATTAAGGGCTTTGAATCATGACCATAATCTTTTGACAACACCATATGCTTCGTTAATTCAAAATACAGGTATGTTGTTATATATTGCACCACTTTTAATTTTATATGCTTTTCTGCAGAAATACTTTATTGAGAGTATTCAAAGAACGGGTATCGTAGGTTAA